From the Candidatus Binatia bacterium genome, the window TCCGCTTCGACCCGCAACTCGTGCATGTACATGCGCGCAGCCGCGCGGTCGCTCTCCTCGTCGATCTCGATGACGGTGTTCAGGATCACGAACTGGAAGAACGAGAACGGCTCGATCGCCTTGCCGATGAACGCGCCCACCTCGCCTGGGCCCGTGAACGTCGCGCTGCGGTCCCCGAGATCGAGATCTAGGCGGCAGTCGGGCCGAAAAATCTCGGCGAGCTCGGCCCACGCGCGGCGGGTCACGATGTCTGCATAACGATTCTGAAGTCGTCGGAGCGCGACGTAAGTCTCGGTGCTCATCTCGGGCACGATACCAGGGTGGAAGCTCCTCCGGTACGAAGGTGCGAAGACCGGAAAAGCGTCTTCTCGTTCGATCGGACCGGAAGCCCACCGAACCGACACTTCGTATAGGGTCGCGCCTTGGAGCGGCTGGGCGAGACGTAAGATGCGATCGACGAAGAGTTGGCCGGGTTCGACACGATGCGTGAAGACAAGACGAAGCTCGACCCGAAGGCGGCGGTGTGCGAATCGTAGAGGTTGTGATGCGGCGTTGGTGGTGCCTTTTCTTGCTGGTCGTCCTGGTGGGGGTCGGCGGATGCACGAGGAGCGAGCGTCCTCCTAACGTGGTGCTGATCTGTACGTCGTCAGCTGAGTCGGGATCTTCGGGGTCGATTTGTAAGAGACACTTCCGGCACGTTTGCTCGCCTACGCTGCGATGTACGTCAAGGAACTGACCGAGGGCATAGGCGACACCGGCGTGCGCGCGGGCATCATCAAGGTGGCCACCGGTGGCCATCGTTTCTCTCCTTGTAGCGTGCGGCGGGTGTGGGGGTCACGGAGAGACGGGGGCGGTCGGTGACGAGATGTTGCCAGCGCTGGCGCGGCCGGCGCCTGTCCACCGGGGAGTCGGTCCTTGCGACCTTTGTGGGGTGTTGTGAAGGCTTGCGAAACCGGATACGCGGCGGTGCCGTCTAGGGTGGGGGACTGTACATGCCACGGGAAGCATCAGATTGCCGCGGGGCTGCGACAGCCGAAATAGGTCGAAGCTGGTCGGCGTTCGCGGCTCTGCACGGCGAGGAGTTGGTCAGGCTCGCCGTGATTGCCACATTCCTCCTGGTGGGAGTTCAGGGCATCGGCCGCCCTGGGCTCCTGTACGACGAGGTGCTCTTCGTAAATGCGTCGCTCGGTGGACTGAACGAAACCTTCATCCACCTCCGAGTCTGGGGCGTGCCCGTTCTGCTGATGGCCTACATCGGGGCCTTGAAGGCGTGGCTCTATGCCCCGGTGTTCTGGATCTGGGGGGTCTCCCCCGAGAGCATTCGGATTCCTGCGCTCTTGCTTTTCGCTGCGAGCCTCTACGTAAACGCTCGACTCGCGTCGATGCTCTTCGGCCGCTTTCTGGGACTCGTCTTTCTCCTGGCTCTCGCGACCGATCCCGCTCTCTTCTTCGCCAGTCGGCTCGACCTGGGACCAAACGCCATGATGAGCCTCATGAAGGCTCTTGGGCTTCTCCTCCTGTTCCGGTGGATCCGCTCACCGTCGAACCGGTTGCTGGCAGGATTGCTCCTCGTTCTCGGGCTCGGCGTCTTCGACAAGCTCAACTTCGCATGGTTCGTGATCGGCCTGGCGACGGCAGCGCTGACCTTCTCTCGGCGACTTCGCCAAGGCCTGATCGCTGGGGCGCCGGGCTCCTGGGTTCTTCTGAGCGTGCCCACTGCGATCGGGCTTTACGTCGCAGTGACGTCCGTCCTGCCTCTCTTGTTCCACTATGAGACGGGACACGAGCAGGAATCGGTCCTGAGTATGGCCCGCTGGGACTACGTCTCGACCTGGGCTTGGCTGACGCTTACCGGAGAGGCGCTGCGCATGATCCTGTTTGATCAGCCGCCGATACCGGCGGCGCCGTGGAGCGGCCTCCTTGCCGGTCTGTTGACTGCGTCCCTCCTGACAATCTCGAGAAGGACCTTCGAGGTCGATGAAATTCCGACCTCCGCGTGGCCAATCGTCTTGTTCTTCGTTGCATTGTCTACGACCGTTCTCGTTCTGATCTTGGTCACTCCCCAGGCGACGAGGCCGCACTATATGCTCGCGCTTCACCCCGACGGCTACTTCCTGGCAGTCGCGCTGTTCGCCGCCGTGGCCGGCTCGGTGCAGACCTCATGGAAGCGACCTGTCGCGTCCGGCGTCATCGCGATCGCCACGCTGGTCGTCGTCTTGAACGTGCAACGGTCCGCGGAATACCTGGATCGCACGCGGTCGGCTGACGCATTTCTCGACTGGGCCAGTCCTGCGATCTATTCGCTGGCCCAACGGGTGCAAGAACTCGATCCCGACGTGATCGTGTCCTCCCAGTGGGGGCTCCACAATCAGCTCTTCGCGCTTGCGCCCCCCGAAAAGCGTCGCCGCTACCACGATCACTGGATCTTCTTTTCGAGGCCCGAGGCGGCGGAGGCTGGAGAAATGAACCGCCTCTTCGAGGAAGACTATCGCGGGCGGCGCACCCTCACCGTGGCGCACGCGTCCGAGGCCGACGGCATCCGCCTCCCCGGCGATCGAGCGAACTTCCTGGCGTTCCGAAGGGAGGTCCTCGGACAACACGCGGCGCCCGAGGTCGTCCTTGGACCGCAGGGCGACCCTCTTTATGAACTGTACCTCTCCCCCCCGATCCCCGATCCTCCCCGGGGATGAAGTGTCGGGTGCTGCGCACGTTCGGGTACGTGGAGTGATGTCTCAGCGGACGTAGCCCAGGGCGCGCAGCTTGCGCTCCCGGTCCGCGTCGATGGTCGGTAGAGCGGTGTCGTTCTCCGGGCGAGGCGCCCGGGTGAACGCCGCGAGCTCTTCCCGAAGTCGGGTCGCACCGCTGCCGTCGACGACCGGCCGGTCCTCACCCGGATCGGCGGCGAGATGGAACAACCGGGTGGTTTCCGGCGAGCCGAGGGGCGTGGAGGAGACCAGCTTGTGGTCGCCCCGGTAGGCGACGCGCACGCGCCGTCCGCGGGCGGTCACGTCCTCGGCGAACACCGGGTGTGGCTCGGTGAGTCGGACCGCCTGGGTGCCCTCGGGGAGCGGAATCCCGACCGCGTCGA encodes:
- a CDS encoding nuclear transport factor 2 family protein, whose amino-acid sequence is MSTETYVALRRLQNRYADIVTRRAWAELAEIFRPDCRLDLDLGDRSATFTGPGEVGAFIGKAIEPFSFFQFVILNTVIEIDEESDRAAARMYMHELRVEADTGRRTDAYGVYHDRFDRDADGCWRFARRRYGSFSRTAPEGVPGDQVVFPLPEIDLRTLLAED
- a CDS encoding glycosyltransferase family 39 protein gives rise to the protein MIATFLLVGVQGIGRPGLLYDEVLFVNASLGGLNETFIHLRVWGVPVLLMAYIGALKAWLYAPVFWIWGVSPESIRIPALLLFAASLYVNARLASMLFGRFLGLVFLLALATDPALFFASRLDLGPNAMMSLMKALGLLLLFRWIRSPSNRLLAGLLLVLGLGVFDKLNFAWFVIGLATAALTFSRRLRQGLIAGAPGSWVLLSVPTAIGLYVAVTSVLPLLFHYETGHEQESVLSMARWDYVSTWAWLTLTGEALRMILFDQPPIPAAPWSGLLAGLLTASLLTISRRTFEVDEIPTSAWPIVLFFVALSTTVLVLILVTPQATRPHYMLALHPDGYFLAVALFAAVAGSVQTSWKRPVASGVIAIATLVVVLNVQRSAEYLDRTRSADAFLDWASPAIYSLAQRVQELDPDVIVSSQWGLHNQLFALAPPEKRRRYHDHWIFFSRPEAAEAGEMNRLFEEDYRGRRTLTVAHASEADGIRLPGDRANFLAFRREVLGQHAAPEVVLGPQGDPLYELYLSPPIPDPPRG